A DNA window from Linepithema humile isolate Giens D197 chromosome 6, Lhum_UNIL_v1.0, whole genome shotgun sequence contains the following coding sequences:
- the Pink1 gene encoding serine/threonine-protein kinase Pink1, mitochondrial isoform X1 has product MSIRTAVHRFVQNGRVILRSLRNNERFHSKGYANKHSDKIHVQITGESQSGGFLCQNSGNAWNAGWQLSYLGTHARRIFVENILKRVTNSLAADLRRRAASRLVFGDSAPFFALVGVSLASGTGMLTKDDELEGVCWEIREAISKLQWNMPQNDKNYQTISIDDNAVTLRDFVIGPIIAKGCSAAVYAARFANTTQNENNGQINIDTKTKDTNAFPLAIKMMFNYDAESNAAAILRAMYREIVPARKHYKNDELTTWEQKLMENKVKLPPHPNIVAMYYVFADRIPMLPNSWGMYPDALPVRINPHGSGRNMSLFLVMKRYDVTLKQYVMNRNIDMRVSILLFAQLLEAVAHMNGNGIAHRDLKSDNILLDLSEETDNCPSLVVTDFGCCLADKSHGLYLPYNTHDIDKGGNVALMAPEVISVNPGPFTNINYTKADLWTVGTIAYEIFGMQNPFHGEKGEKAVLNNYDYTEGALPVLPKNLPSIIKAIIKNALSKNLSKRLDSNLAATVMQLHLWAPSSWLKNKEQLPSSNEVMQWLLCLTTKVLCEGRNVDLFSSLHRPSTDMKYDTGDTYKRTFFTRSCGRCTMPEYQLISSFLSRVTLANVRNALKWIQRNAY; this is encoded by the exons ATGTCAATACGGACGGCAGTTCATCGTTTCGTGCAAAATGGTCGCGTTATATTGCGTTCATTGCGAAATAACGAGCGCTTCCACTCGAAAGGATACGCGAACAAACACTCCGACAAAATACACGTGCAGATAA CAGGCGAGTCCCAGAGTGGTGGCTTTCTTTGTCAAAACAGTGGCAATGCATGGAACGCGGGATGGCAGCTTAGTTATTTGGGAACGCATGCTCGACgcatttttgttgaaaatatcttaaagAGAGTAACCAACAGTCTTGCGGCAGATCTACGAAGACGTGCAGCTAGTAGGCTTGTTTTTGGTGATTCTGCTCCTTTCTTTGCTCTTGTTGGTGTGTCATTAGCATCGGGTACTGGAATGTTAACAAAGGATGATGAACTGGAAGGAGTATGCTGGGAAATCAGG GAAGCGATTTCAAAATTGCAATGGAACATGCCACAAAATGACAAAAACTATCAAACTATCTCAATCGATGACAACGCTGTGACTCTACGAGACTTTGTGATCGGGCCTATCATCGCCAAAGGCTGTTCAGCTGCTGTATACGCGGCACGATTTGCAAATACtacacaaaatgaaaataatggtcagattaatattgatactAAAACGAAGGATACAAATGCGTTTCCATTGGCCATAAAAATGATGTTTAATTACGATGCGGAATCTAACGCTGCTGCTATTTTGAGAGCTATGTATAGAGAGATCGTGCCCGCTagaaaacattacaaaaatgaTGAGTTAACTACTTGGGAGCAAAAATTGATGGAAAATAAAGTGAAGCTACCACCCCATCCGAATATCGTGGCGATGTATTATGTTTTTGCTGACAGAATACCGATGCTACCTAATTCCTGGGGGATGTATCCTGATGCTTTACCAGTTAGAATTAATCCTCACGGATCAGGCAGGAATATGAGTTTATTTTTAGTGATGAAAAG ATATGATGTCACTTTGAAGCAATATGTAATGAATCGAAACATCGATATGCGAgtgtcaatattattatttgctcaACTCCTAGAAGCGGTAGCTCATATGAATGGGAATGGCATTGCGCACCG AGATCTGAAAAGTGACAACATCTTACTCGATTTGTCGGAAGAAACTGATAATTGCCCGTCGCTAGTTGTGACGGACTTCGGTTGTTGTTTGGCTGATAAAAGTCATGGATTATATCTACCTTACAACACTCACGATATCGATAAAGGTGGCAATGTCGCATTAATGGCACCAGAGGTAATATCGGTGAATCCGGGTCCCTTCACTAATATAAACTACACCAAAGCTGATCTTTGGACAGTAGGCACCATAGCATACGAGATATTTGGAATGCAAAATCCGTTTCACGGTGAAAAAGGCGAGAAAGCCGTTTTGAACAATTATGATTACACTGAAGGTGCGCTTCCCGTATTGCCGAAGAACCTACCGTCGATTATCAAGGCCATTATAAAAAACGCATTGTCGAAAAATCTTTCTAAG CGACTCGATAGCAATCTGGCAGCAACTGTAATGCAACTACATCTGTGGGCGCCTAGCTCGTGGCTTAAAAACAAGGAACAGCTACCATCGAGTAACGAG GTTATGCAGTGGCTTTTGTGCTTGACCACAAAAGTTCTTTGCGAGGGCCGGAATGTGGATTTATTTTCGTCGTTGCACAGGCCATCCACTGATATGAAATACGACACCGGAGACACGTACAAACGAACATTTTTCACACGTTCTTGCGGAAGATGCACAATGCCAGAATATCAATTAATCAGCAGCTTCCTTAGCAGAGTCACGCTCGCCAATGTTAGAAATGCTTTAAAATGGATACAACGAAACGCATACTAA
- the Pink1 gene encoding serine/threonine-protein kinase Pink1, mitochondrial isoform X2 — MSIRTAVHRFVQNGRVILRSLRNNERFHSKGYANKHSDKIHVQISESQSGGFLCQNSGNAWNAGWQLSYLGTHARRIFVENILKRVTNSLAADLRRRAASRLVFGDSAPFFALVGVSLASGTGMLTKDDELEGVCWEIREAISKLQWNMPQNDKNYQTISIDDNAVTLRDFVIGPIIAKGCSAAVYAARFANTTQNENNGQINIDTKTKDTNAFPLAIKMMFNYDAESNAAAILRAMYREIVPARKHYKNDELTTWEQKLMENKVKLPPHPNIVAMYYVFADRIPMLPNSWGMYPDALPVRINPHGSGRNMSLFLVMKRYDVTLKQYVMNRNIDMRVSILLFAQLLEAVAHMNGNGIAHRDLKSDNILLDLSEETDNCPSLVVTDFGCCLADKSHGLYLPYNTHDIDKGGNVALMAPEVISVNPGPFTNINYTKADLWTVGTIAYEIFGMQNPFHGEKGEKAVLNNYDYTEGALPVLPKNLPSIIKAIIKNALSKNLSKRLDSNLAATVMQLHLWAPSSWLKNKEQLPSSNEVMQWLLCLTTKVLCEGRNVDLFSSLHRPSTDMKYDTGDTYKRTFFTRSCGRCTMPEYQLISSFLSRVTLANVRNALKWIQRNAY, encoded by the exons ATGTCAATACGGACGGCAGTTCATCGTTTCGTGCAAAATGGTCGCGTTATATTGCGTTCATTGCGAAATAACGAGCGCTTCCACTCGAAAGGATACGCGAACAAACACTCCGACAAAATACACGTGCAGATAA GCGAGTCCCAGAGTGGTGGCTTTCTTTGTCAAAACAGTGGCAATGCATGGAACGCGGGATGGCAGCTTAGTTATTTGGGAACGCATGCTCGACgcatttttgttgaaaatatcttaaagAGAGTAACCAACAGTCTTGCGGCAGATCTACGAAGACGTGCAGCTAGTAGGCTTGTTTTTGGTGATTCTGCTCCTTTCTTTGCTCTTGTTGGTGTGTCATTAGCATCGGGTACTGGAATGTTAACAAAGGATGATGAACTGGAAGGAGTATGCTGGGAAATCAGG GAAGCGATTTCAAAATTGCAATGGAACATGCCACAAAATGACAAAAACTATCAAACTATCTCAATCGATGACAACGCTGTGACTCTACGAGACTTTGTGATCGGGCCTATCATCGCCAAAGGCTGTTCAGCTGCTGTATACGCGGCACGATTTGCAAATACtacacaaaatgaaaataatggtcagattaatattgatactAAAACGAAGGATACAAATGCGTTTCCATTGGCCATAAAAATGATGTTTAATTACGATGCGGAATCTAACGCTGCTGCTATTTTGAGAGCTATGTATAGAGAGATCGTGCCCGCTagaaaacattacaaaaatgaTGAGTTAACTACTTGGGAGCAAAAATTGATGGAAAATAAAGTGAAGCTACCACCCCATCCGAATATCGTGGCGATGTATTATGTTTTTGCTGACAGAATACCGATGCTACCTAATTCCTGGGGGATGTATCCTGATGCTTTACCAGTTAGAATTAATCCTCACGGATCAGGCAGGAATATGAGTTTATTTTTAGTGATGAAAAG ATATGATGTCACTTTGAAGCAATATGTAATGAATCGAAACATCGATATGCGAgtgtcaatattattatttgctcaACTCCTAGAAGCGGTAGCTCATATGAATGGGAATGGCATTGCGCACCG AGATCTGAAAAGTGACAACATCTTACTCGATTTGTCGGAAGAAACTGATAATTGCCCGTCGCTAGTTGTGACGGACTTCGGTTGTTGTTTGGCTGATAAAAGTCATGGATTATATCTACCTTACAACACTCACGATATCGATAAAGGTGGCAATGTCGCATTAATGGCACCAGAGGTAATATCGGTGAATCCGGGTCCCTTCACTAATATAAACTACACCAAAGCTGATCTTTGGACAGTAGGCACCATAGCATACGAGATATTTGGAATGCAAAATCCGTTTCACGGTGAAAAAGGCGAGAAAGCCGTTTTGAACAATTATGATTACACTGAAGGTGCGCTTCCCGTATTGCCGAAGAACCTACCGTCGATTATCAAGGCCATTATAAAAAACGCATTGTCGAAAAATCTTTCTAAG CGACTCGATAGCAATCTGGCAGCAACTGTAATGCAACTACATCTGTGGGCGCCTAGCTCGTGGCTTAAAAACAAGGAACAGCTACCATCGAGTAACGAG GTTATGCAGTGGCTTTTGTGCTTGACCACAAAAGTTCTTTGCGAGGGCCGGAATGTGGATTTATTTTCGTCGTTGCACAGGCCATCCACTGATATGAAATACGACACCGGAGACACGTACAAACGAACATTTTTCACACGTTCTTGCGGAAGATGCACAATGCCAGAATATCAATTAATCAGCAGCTTCCTTAGCAGAGTCACGCTCGCCAATGTTAGAAATGCTTTAAAATGGATACAACGAAACGCATACTAA